The stretch of DNA AGTTGTTTCCGAGATAGTTGTTTCCGAGATAGTTGCAGCGTAGCCACCGATAGTAGCCGCCAAATCGGCATATCCTGGATGTCCCGTCACAGATTGCACTGTAAAGTTTACTGTTAAGTTACCAGTACCAGTATCATTATAGTGTCCCGTTTGTTTCAGTGCTATTGCTACGTTTGTTCCACCACCACCACCACCGAATCCGCTCACCCATACATAGATGGTTGCTGCCAGTACGACGGTTATTGCCACCATCAGTATTACTGCTATGATGGGGCTGACACCCGTCACGTCCTTCCACATTTTCCCTATTTTTTTACTTATTTTTTGTTTGGTCATTTTTATCCCAATTTCTATATAGAACAGGATATATATAAAACTTTCCATTTTTGCTGATATATTGCTGATATATCACTATCAAAATGCT from Candidatus Thermoplasmatota archaeon encodes:
- a CDS encoding archaellin/type IV pilin N-terminal domain-containing protein, whose amino-acid sequence is MESFIYILFYIEIGIKMTKQKISKKIGKMWKDVTGVSPIIAVILMVAITVVLAATIYVWVSGFGGGGGGTNVAIALKQTGHYNDTGTGNLTVNFTVQSVTGHPGYADLAATIGGYAATISETTISETT